Proteins from one Flavobacterium branchiarum genomic window:
- a CDS encoding succinate dehydrogenase cytochrome b subunit — protein MKSTTLKNKIIIAGTGLFLCFFLVIHLLGNLQLFLPEDQAREQFNWYSKLLSGNMFIKIISWILYLSLISHALYAIVITIKNNTANGKSYHYDKRNFASRWNSRNMGILGTILLLFLIIHFKDFWYVYKFTELPLDAAGNKDLYEIVVQSYSQLWYVVIYEISFIALGFHLLHGFFSASRTLGLYHPKYVKAVKIFGWGYTLIITGGFMAIPLYIYLK, from the coding sequence ATGAAATCTACTACTTTAAAAAACAAGATCATTATCGCAGGTACGGGTCTCTTTCTATGCTTTTTCCTTGTGATACATTTACTAGGTAATCTGCAACTTTTTTTGCCCGAAGATCAAGCAAGAGAACAATTTAATTGGTACTCCAAGTTACTGTCTGGTAATATGTTTATAAAAATCATTTCATGGATTCTCTATTTATCATTGATAAGTCATGCGCTATATGCCATTGTGATCACCATTAAAAACAATACTGCAAATGGTAAAAGCTACCATTATGATAAAAGAAATTTTGCTAGTAGATGGAATAGCCGTAACATGGGTATATTAGGTACTATCTTGTTGCTATTTCTCATAATTCATTTTAAAGATTTTTGGTATGTGTACAAATTCACAGAATTACCTCTGGATGCTGCTGGAAATAAAGATCTTTATGAAATTGTTGTACAATCCTATTCTCAATTGTGGTATGTTGTGATTTATGAAATATCTTTCATTGCCTTAGGTTTTCATTTATTACATGGTTTTTTTAGTGCATCAAGAACACTAGGTCTTTATCATCCAAAATATGTAAAGGCTGTAAAAATATTCGGATGGGGATATACCCTAATCATTACGGGAGGCTTCATGGCAATTCCGCTTTATATTTATTTAAAATAG
- a CDS encoding M24 family metallopeptidase, whose protein sequence is MTIGLGGSTAAIELEKIKNMTLDVKPIQKEEYIDRIKKAVTFMKEIKVKATYVNAGTNLYYFTGTKWNPSERMVGALLYDDGTLDYIVPKFEEGTFKKYMQLNGKINCWEEHESPYALMGELIKNKNIIDETIAIDESAPYFLVDGVTKTNTTYSFTNALPVTSGCRMQKSVNEIAIMQAAKDITMVVQRAVARILRPGISVKEVTSFINDAHIKAGIASGSYFCIVLFDDDTQYPHGVSVPQDLKENGAVIIDTGCRLEGYLSDITRSYTYGIPTEEYKTIWNLEKETQHAAFKAAQIGACCGSVDDAARLTLAEAGLSPDYNLPGLPHRVGHGTGLDIHEYPYLVRGSEIELREGMVVSNEPMICIPGKFGIRHEDHFYMTANGPKWFTTPMDSVENPFGY, encoded by the coding sequence ATGACAATTGGATTAGGAGGTTCTACTGCAGCTATTGAGTTAGAAAAAATTAAAAATATGACACTGGATGTAAAACCAATCCAGAAAGAAGAATATATAGATAGAATAAAGAAGGCCGTTACTTTTATGAAAGAAATAAAGGTGAAAGCAACCTATGTTAATGCAGGGACTAATCTTTATTATTTCACAGGAACAAAATGGAATCCCTCTGAAAGAATGGTTGGTGCTTTATTATATGATGATGGAACGTTGGATTATATTGTTCCAAAATTTGAAGAAGGCACTTTTAAAAAGTACATGCAATTGAACGGTAAAATTAACTGCTGGGAAGAACATGAATCTCCGTATGCGTTGATGGGAGAACTAATAAAAAACAAAAATATAATTGATGAAACTATTGCCATAGATGAATCAGCACCTTATTTTTTAGTTGATGGAGTAACCAAAACCAATACTACTTATAGTTTTACTAATGCGCTTCCAGTAACTTCTGGTTGTAGAATGCAAAAATCAGTTAATGAAATTGCAATTATGCAAGCAGCTAAAGATATTACAATGGTTGTGCAACGTGCTGTTGCTAGAATACTGCGACCTGGTATTAGTGTTAAAGAAGTTACAAGTTTTATTAACGATGCTCATATTAAGGCAGGTATTGCCTCAGGATCGTATTTTTGTATTGTTTTATTTGATGATGATACTCAATATCCTCACGGTGTATCAGTACCTCAAGATTTAAAAGAAAATGGAGCAGTTATTATAGATACAGGTTGTCGATTAGAGGGATATCTTTCTGATATTACTAGATCCTATACTTATGGAATACCAACAGAAGAGTACAAAACAATTTGGAACTTAGAAAAAGAGACACAACATGCTGCTTTTAAAGCTGCTCAAATAGGAGCTTGTTGTGGTTCAGTAGATGATGCCGCCAGACTAACATTAGCAGAAGCAGGATTAAGTCCAGATTATAATTTACCAGGACTACCTCATAGAGTAGGGCACGGTACAGGTTTAGATATTCATGAATACCCTTACCTAGTAAGAGGAAGTGAAATTGAACTTCGCGAAGGAATGGTAGTAAGTAACGAACCAATGATTTGTATTCCAGGGAAATTTGGCATTAGACATGAAGATCATTTTTATATGACAGCCAATGGTCCAAAATGGTTTACAACACCTATGGATAGCGTTGAAAATCCTTTCGGGTATTAA
- a CDS encoding fumarate reductase/succinate dehydrogenase flavoprotein subunit, whose product MIDSKIPDGPLADKWNTYKSKAKLVNPANRKKLNIIVVGTGLAGSSCAASLAEQGYNIQSFCFQDSPRRAHSVAAQGGVNAVKNYKNDGDSVFRMFYDTIKGGDFRSREANVYRLAECSASLIDQSVAQGVPFAREYGGYLNNRSFGGVQVSRTFYARGQTGQQLLLGAYQSLLRQVNTGKVTMHTRHEMLELVLVDGKAKGIITRNLETGAIERHAADAVVLATGGYGKVYYLSTLAMGCNSSAIWRAHKKGAYMAGVSWIQFHPTCLPQHGANQSKLTLMSESLRNDGRIWVPKKAGDDRIPNTIPEEERDYYLERRYPAFGNLAPRDISSRAAKERIDSGHGAGPMKNAVYLDFSDAIAAQGKKTIEAKYSNLFAMYEKINGIDAYKEPMLISPAAHFTMGGLWVDYELMTTIPGLFALGEANFADHGANRLGANSLLQACVDGYFIAPYTIPNYLAGELKTDKINTEHPAFAEAEKAVREQLNHFLQSKGTLSTDYFHKNIGRLLYEKCGLSRSKQNLEDAVIAIKKLKASFEKDLLITGDDTLNSELEKAGRVADYIELAELMCYDALQREESCGAHFREEYQSNEGEAVRNDADYCYVSAWEWKGISNPPELHKEPLVFENVELAVRSYK is encoded by the coding sequence ATGATAGATTCAAAGATACCTGATGGTCCACTTGCTGATAAATGGAATACTTATAAATCCAAAGCAAAACTTGTAAACCCTGCTAATAGAAAAAAACTAAATATTATAGTTGTAGGAACTGGTCTTGCAGGATCTTCTTGCGCGGCATCACTTGCTGAACAAGGATATAACATACAATCATTTTGTTTTCAGGACTCTCCCAGAAGAGCCCACTCTGTTGCTGCACAAGGAGGTGTAAATGCAGTTAAAAATTATAAAAATGATGGTGATAGCGTTTTTAGAATGTTTTATGATACTATTAAAGGGGGAGATTTTAGATCTCGCGAAGCCAACGTATATCGGTTAGCCGAGTGCTCTGCTAGTTTAATCGATCAATCTGTCGCACAAGGAGTTCCTTTTGCAAGAGAATATGGAGGTTATCTCAATAACAGATCCTTTGGTGGTGTACAGGTTTCAAGAACCTTTTATGCACGCGGACAAACAGGACAGCAACTTTTACTAGGAGCCTACCAGTCATTACTTCGTCAAGTTAATACAGGAAAGGTTACGATGCATACCCGACATGAAATGTTAGAATTAGTACTTGTAGATGGTAAAGCCAAAGGTATTATTACTAGGAATCTTGAAACAGGAGCTATAGAACGTCATGCTGCCGATGCTGTAGTTTTAGCAACAGGTGGTTATGGTAAGGTATATTACCTTTCGACTCTTGCTATGGGGTGCAATAGTTCTGCAATATGGAGGGCGCATAAAAAAGGTGCTTATATGGCTGGTGTTAGCTGGATTCAGTTTCATCCTACCTGCCTGCCTCAACATGGAGCAAATCAATCTAAACTTACTCTTATGTCTGAATCGCTACGAAATGACGGGCGAATTTGGGTACCCAAAAAAGCTGGAGACGATAGAATACCTAACACTATTCCCGAAGAAGAACGAGATTATTATTTAGAACGTCGCTATCCTGCATTTGGAAATTTGGCTCCTAGAGATATTTCTTCTCGTGCAGCCAAAGAACGAATTGACTCTGGACACGGAGCTGGACCAATGAAAAATGCTGTATATCTAGATTTCTCAGATGCTATTGCCGCACAAGGGAAAAAAACAATCGAAGCAAAATACAGCAATCTCTTTGCTATGTATGAAAAAATTAACGGAATCGATGCTTATAAAGAGCCTATGCTCATCTCCCCTGCTGCACATTTTACAATGGGTGGACTTTGGGTAGATTATGAACTAATGACTACAATTCCTGGACTTTTTGCTCTAGGTGAAGCTAATTTTGCTGATCATGGTGCAAACAGACTTGGAGCTAATTCTTTACTTCAGGCTTGTGTTGATGGCTATTTTATTGCTCCTTATACGATCCCCAATTATCTCGCTGGTGAATTAAAAACGGATAAAATTAATACTGAGCATCCTGCTTTCGCGGAAGCAGAAAAAGCAGTCAGAGAGCAATTAAATCACTTCTTGCAAAGTAAAGGTACTCTTTCAACTGATTATTTTCATAAAAACATAGGACGATTACTTTATGAAAAATGTGGATTATCTAGAAGCAAACAAAATCTTGAAGATGCAGTTATAGCTATTAAAAAGTTAAAAGCTTCTTTTGAAAAAGACTTACTCATAACTGGTGATGATACTCTAAACAGCGAATTAGAAAAAGCAGGACGTGTGGCTGATTATATAGAATTAGCTGAGTTAATGTGCTACGATGCATTACAAAGAGAGGAATCTTGTGGAGCACACTTTAGAGAAGAATACCAGAGTAATGAAGGGGAAGCTGTTCGAAATGATGCAGATTATTGCTATGTATCGGCTTGGGAATGGAAAGGAATCTCAAATCCTCCTGAACTACATAAAGAGCCTTTGGTATTCGAAAATGTTGAACTTGCAGTACGTAGTTACAAATAA
- a CDS encoding succinate dehydrogenase/fumarate reductase iron-sulfur subunit, with product MKLYLKIWRQLNSNSKGEMVDYEIDGVTEHMSFLEMLDLLNESLIQLKERVIEFDHDCREGICGQCGVMINGRAHGPLQHTTTCQLHMRSFKDGDTIYIEPFRATAFPVVRDLKIDRTSFDAVIAAGGYIGASTGQAPEANSIPISYETVEASFDAAACIGCGACVATCKNSSAALFVGAKITHLALLPQGKIEASMRVLTMVDQMDTEGFGACSNTEACEVECPQGISVLSIAKMNYEYNKALIMKK from the coding sequence ATGAAACTATATCTTAAAATATGGCGTCAACTAAATAGTAACTCCAAAGGTGAAATGGTAGATTATGAGATAGATGGTGTTACTGAACATATGTCTTTCTTAGAAATGCTTGATCTTTTAAATGAATCACTTATTCAACTCAAAGAACGTGTCATTGAGTTTGATCATGATTGTAGAGAAGGCATCTGTGGACAATGTGGAGTTATGATTAACGGAAGGGCACACGGCCCTTTACAACACACCACAACCTGCCAACTCCATATGAGAAGCTTTAAAGATGGAGATACTATATACATTGAGCCTTTTAGAGCAACTGCTTTTCCTGTTGTGAGAGATTTAAAAATTGATAGAACTTCTTTTGATGCTGTCATAGCTGCTGGTGGTTATATCGGAGCTTCAACTGGTCAAGCACCTGAGGCCAATAGTATTCCTATTTCATATGAAACTGTCGAAGCCTCTTTTGATGCGGCTGCATGTATAGGTTGTGGTGCCTGTGTAGCTACTTGCAAAAACTCTAGTGCTGCATTATTCGTTGGTGCCAAAATAACGCACTTAGCATTACTGCCTCAAGGAAAGATAGAGGCTTCTATGAGGGTATTAACTATGGTTGACCAAATGGATACAGAAGGCTTTGGAGCCTGTTCCAACACTGAAGCCTGTGAAGTGGAATGCCCGCAAGGGATCTCTGTGTTGTCTATTGCTAAAATGAATTACGAATACAATAAAGCCTTGATTATGAAAAAATAG
- a CDS encoding aminopeptidase P family protein, producing the protein MRYESIPSSLFIENRERFSANMSANSLAILVSNDVMPNNADDVMGFAQNNDLFYLTGIDQDETILVLYPNAYKEENRAILFVKEVNEHTKLWEGDFLSKEEVTSISGIKNVKWVHEFEKTLQLFAFEADTLYLGHNEHIKRITSEMVTRQDRMIQWCKEKYPLHQYDRVAKITRALRPIKSEEEVALINKAIAISIKGFKGLLSAIKPNIKEYELEAELAYELIKNGATRHAFKPIIASGKNACALHYNSNDAVCKENEMVLVDFGVCYANYNSDTTRCVPVNGIFSARQREVYSSVLHCLKEGSKLLKPGIKHSDYEKQMAGLIEKELIKLGLITNQDIANQNPDYPAYKKYFMHGTAHHLGLDVHDLGLYSRDLEKGMILTCEPGIYIAEEGIGCRLENDYLLTDNGNINLSEAMPIEIEDIEKLILKK; encoded by the coding sequence ATGAGATACGAATCGATTCCTTCTTCATTATTTATCGAAAACAGAGAACGATTTTCGGCAAATATGAGTGCAAATAGCCTAGCTATTTTAGTTTCTAATGATGTTATGCCCAATAATGCCGATGATGTAATGGGATTTGCGCAAAACAATGATTTATTTTACTTAACAGGAATAGATCAGGATGAAACTATTTTGGTTCTTTATCCAAATGCATATAAAGAAGAAAATCGTGCTATTTTATTTGTAAAAGAAGTAAATGAACATACAAAACTTTGGGAGGGAGACTTTTTGTCTAAAGAAGAAGTAACTTCTATTTCTGGTATAAAAAACGTGAAATGGGTTCATGAGTTCGAAAAAACATTACAGCTTTTTGCTTTTGAAGCTGACACCCTTTATTTAGGTCACAACGAACACATTAAAAGAATCACTTCTGAGATGGTTACGCGACAAGATCGAATGATACAATGGTGTAAAGAAAAATATCCATTGCATCAATACGATCGAGTTGCAAAAATAACTAGAGCATTAAGACCTATAAAATCTGAAGAAGAGGTAGCTCTAATAAATAAGGCAATTGCAATTAGTATTAAAGGTTTTAAAGGACTCCTTTCTGCTATAAAACCTAACATAAAAGAGTATGAATTGGAAGCCGAACTTGCCTATGAGTTAATTAAAAATGGAGCTACGCGCCATGCTTTTAAACCAATTATAGCTTCTGGTAAAAATGCTTGCGCATTGCATTACAATTCTAATGATGCTGTTTGTAAGGAAAATGAAATGGTCTTAGTTGACTTTGGTGTTTGCTACGCCAATTATAATTCAGATACTACCAGATGTGTTCCTGTAAACGGTATCTTTTCTGCGCGACAACGAGAAGTATACTCTTCTGTTTTACACTGTTTAAAAGAAGGCTCAAAGTTATTAAAGCCAGGAATTAAGCATAGTGATTATGAGAAGCAAATGGCTGGATTAATTGAAAAGGAATTAATCAAATTAGGACTTATAACCAATCAAGATATCGCAAATCAGAATCCAGATTATCCTGCATATAAAAAGTATTTCATGCATGGAACAGCCCATCATTTAGGGCTAGATGTTCATGATTTGGGATTGTATTCTCGTGATTTAGAAAAAGGAATGATACTCACATGTGAACCTGGAATTTATATCGCAGAAGAAGGAATAGGTTGTCGATTAGAAAATGATTATTTGCTTACAGACAATGGAAATATCAATCTATCTGAAGCAATGCCTATTGAAATTGAAGATATAGAAAAACTTATTCTAAAAAAATAA